From a single Bacillus gobiensis genomic region:
- a CDS encoding STAS domain-containing protein, which yields MRLPKIPILKLYNCLLVSIQWELDDQTALHFQEDLLNKIHETGANGVVIDLTSVDMIDSFIAKVLGDVITMSKLMGAKVVLTGIQPAVAITLIELGIELDEIDTGLDLEQGLETLKRELGE from the coding sequence ATGAGACTTCCGAAAATTCCTATACTTAAACTTTATAACTGTTTATTGGTATCGATCCAATGGGAGCTTGACGATCAAACCGCCTTGCATTTTCAAGAGGATTTGTTAAATAAGATCCATGAAACTGGTGCAAATGGCGTAGTGATTGATTTAACGTCTGTTGATATGATTGATTCCTTCATTGCAAAGGTGCTCGGAGACGTTATTACAATGTCGAAACTAATGGGAGCCAAGGTTGTCCTGACAGGGATTCAGCCTGCTGTGGCGATTACTCTAATCGAGCTCGGTATAGAACTGGACGAAATTGATACCGGGCTGGATCTTGAACAAGGGCTTGAGACATTGAAGCGGGAATTGGGGGAATAG
- a CDS encoding anti-sigma regulatory factor yields MKNQPCVKIMTEWDIVAARQLGRKVAKELGFGTVDQARITTAISELARNIYLYAGKGQICIEELHDIGKRGLKLIASDDGPGISDIKKVMEDGYSTSGGLGAGLPGVKRLMDEFQLHSNPGKGTDIHAVKWLR; encoded by the coding sequence ATGAAAAACCAACCCTGTGTGAAAATAATGACTGAGTGGGATATAGTTGCTGCAAGGCAGCTGGGGAGGAAGGTTGCGAAGGAGCTGGGATTTGGCACGGTAGATCAGGCGAGAATCACAACTGCTATTTCTGAGTTGGCAAGAAACATTTATTTATACGCGGGAAAAGGTCAAATTTGTATAGAAGAACTTCACGATATAGGAAAACGCGGCTTAAAGCTGATCGCTTCGGATGATGGACCCGGGATATCTGATATAAAAAAAGTAATGGAAGACGGTTATTCTACATCAGGAGGTCTTGGAGCGGGTCTCCCAGGTGTCAAACGACTGATGGATGAATTTCAGCTTCATTCCAATCCGGGGAAAGGAACTGATATCCACGCAGTGAAGTGGCTTAGGTAG
- a CDS encoding PP2C family protein-serine/threonine phosphatase — MEFGEVIEQRYRQLLTKYISDLTETSLYQGQKFSRKTLENQIPPEEIVSIHRKVIQELYPDLPKDVFHSLDFLIEVMIGYGMAYQEHQTLRGIQQELKSEIEIAANVQHTLLETQVPVAEGIDIGAISIPAKQMNGDYYHFVRDKDSISIAIADVIGKGIPAALCMSMIKYAMDSLPELRLHPSKVLTNLNRVVEQNVDPSMFITMCYGSYDINNHQFTFASAGHEPGFYYSNKEAAFYDLTAKGLVLGIKHEVEYEQCCTTLEEGDMIVLFSDGVTESRSEEGFVSREDIQNLLIEHMSKPAQDMVNDIYNSLLQLQDFQLHDDFTLIVIRRKV; from the coding sequence ATGGAATTCGGGGAAGTGATTGAGCAAAGATACAGACAACTGCTCACAAAGTATATCTCGGACTTAACTGAAACATCGCTGTATCAAGGACAAAAATTCAGCAGGAAAACTTTGGAAAATCAAATTCCTCCAGAAGAAATCGTTAGTATTCACCGTAAAGTAATTCAGGAGCTGTACCCTGATCTTCCGAAAGATGTTTTCCACTCTTTAGATTTTTTAATCGAAGTGATGATTGGCTACGGAATGGCGTATCAGGAGCATCAGACGTTACGGGGGATTCAGCAGGAGCTTAAGTCTGAGATTGAGATAGCGGCAAATGTGCAGCACACTCTTCTTGAAACGCAGGTACCGGTTGCTGAAGGAATTGATATTGGGGCCATAAGCATCCCTGCAAAACAAATGAACGGTGATTATTATCATTTTGTCCGGGATAAAGACAGCATTAGTATTGCGATTGCGGATGTAATCGGAAAAGGGATACCGGCAGCATTGTGCATGTCAATGATAAAATATGCGATGGACTCACTGCCTGAATTACGTCTTCATCCTTCTAAGGTATTGACAAATCTAAACAGAGTTGTCGAACAAAATGTCGATCCAAGCATGTTTATTACGATGTGTTATGGCAGTTACGATATCAACAATCATCAATTTACATTTGCCTCCGCCGGACATGAGCCGGGTTTTTATTATTCGAATAAAGAAGCGGCCTTTTACGATTTAACTGCAAAAGGCCTAGTCCTTGGAATAAAACATGAAGTAGAGTACGAGCAGTGTTGCACAACGCTTGAAGAAGGCGATATGATTGTATTGTTTTCTGATGGAGTGACAGAATCCAGATCTGAGGAAGGTTTTGTAAGCAGAGAAGATATACAAAACTTACTGATTGAGCACATGTCAAAACCGGCTCAGGATATGGTGAATGATATTTATAACAGCTTGTTGCAGCTTCAGGATTTTCAACTGCACGATGATTTTACTTTAATTGTGATTAGGCGAAAGGTTTAG
- a CDS encoding anti-sigma factor antagonist, whose protein sequence is MNLLVEVTKSELNHKQIDVSGEIDVHTAPVLREKLMAHAAPESHLEINLENVSYMDSTGLGVFVGLYKTLRAENGALKLYNLSDRLVRLFEITGLKDIIDISAKTEGGVQ, encoded by the coding sequence ATGAATTTACTAGTTGAAGTAACGAAATCTGAGTTAAATCATAAGCAAATAGATGTTTCAGGCGAAATTGATGTTCATACGGCGCCTGTATTAAGAGAGAAACTAATGGCTCATGCCGCTCCGGAAAGCCATTTGGAAATAAATTTAGAAAATGTTTCATATATGGACAGTACGGGCTTGGGCGTATTTGTTGGATTATATAAAACGCTTCGTGCGGAAAACGGGGCTTTGAAATTATACAATTTGTCCGATCGGTTGGTCAGGTTGTTTGAGATTACAGGGTTAAAAGATATTATTGATATTTCTGCAAAAACAGAAGGTGGGGTACAATGA
- the rsbW gene encoding anti-sigma B factor RsbW, whose protein sequence is MNTSVDYIEMKIPAKPEYVGIVRLTLSGISSKMGYSYDDIEDLKIAVSEACTNAVQHAYKSSSAGDVSIRFGVYEDRLEVIVSDQGSSFDINQKKQDLGPYTPSQSVDQLAEGGLGLYLMDTLMDEVNVQIESGVTVAMTKFLNRERVEHDTTVENYEAK, encoded by the coding sequence ATGAATACGTCTGTAGATTATATTGAAATGAAAATTCCGGCAAAGCCTGAGTATGTTGGCATTGTACGCCTTACTTTATCCGGAATCTCCAGCAAAATGGGCTACAGCTATGATGATATTGAAGATTTAAAGATTGCTGTGAGCGAGGCATGTACGAATGCGGTTCAGCATGCTTATAAATCATCTTCAGCAGGAGATGTATCGATTCGTTTCGGTGTATACGAAGATCGTTTAGAAGTCATTGTATCTGATCAGGGATCAAGTTTTGACATAAATCAAAAGAAACAGGATTTGGGCCCTTATACTCCGTCCCAATCGGTTGATCAATTGGCAGAAGGAGGACTCGGACTATATTTAATGGATACGCTGATGGATGAAGTAAACGTCCAAATAGAGTCCGGCGTAACTGTTGCAATGACAAAGTTTCTAAACAGGGAGCGGGTTGAGCATGACACAACCGTCGAAAACTACGAAGCTAAATAA
- the sigB gene encoding RNA polymerase sigma factor SigB, which translates to MTQPSKTTKLNKDEVDQLIKTYQETQDEEAQLTLVTAYTNLVEMLAKKYSKGKSFHEDLCQVGMIGLLGAMKRYDPIVGKSFEAFAIPTIIGEIKRFLRDKTWSVHVPRRIKELGPRIKKAVDQLTIDSQKSPTVEEIADFLDVTEEEVLETMEMGKSYQALSVDHSIEADSDGSTVTILDVVGSKESGYEQVNQRMMLESVLYVLSDREKQIIDLTYIQNKSQKETGDILGISQMHVSRLQRKAVKKLREALTADPSMEIS; encoded by the coding sequence ATGACACAACCGTCGAAAACTACGAAGCTAAATAAAGATGAAGTCGATCAGCTCATAAAAACGTATCAAGAAACTCAAGACGAAGAGGCTCAGCTTACACTGGTTACAGCGTATACAAATCTTGTGGAAATGCTGGCGAAAAAATATTCCAAGGGCAAAAGCTTTCATGAGGATCTGTGCCAGGTAGGAATGATCGGATTGCTCGGGGCAATGAAGCGGTATGACCCCATCGTTGGAAAATCATTTGAGGCATTTGCCATACCAACCATCATTGGCGAAATTAAACGGTTTCTCAGGGATAAAACGTGGAGCGTGCATGTCCCGAGAAGAATTAAAGAACTGGGTCCTAGAATTAAAAAGGCTGTCGACCAACTGACAATTGACTCTCAAAAATCACCAACTGTTGAAGAAATTGCTGATTTTTTAGATGTAACTGAAGAGGAAGTTCTTGAAACGATGGAAATGGGGAAAAGCTATCAAGCCCTTTCCGTAGATCACAGCATTGAAGCGGATTCAGATGGCAGTACTGTTACCATTTTGGATGTTGTTGGTTCTAAAGAGTCCGGCTATGAACAGGTGAACCAAAGAATGATGCTAGAAAGCGTTTTGTATGTTTTATCCGACCGAGAAAAACAAATTATTGATTTAACATATATTCAAAATAAAAGCCAAAAAGAAACAGGAGATATCTTGGGAATTTCGCAAATGCACGTTTCAAGATTACAGCGGAAAGCTGTTAAAAAATTAAGAGAGGCGTTAACTGCTGATCCGAGTATGGAGATTTCGTAA